The proteins below come from a single Geobacillus thermoleovorans genomic window:
- a CDS encoding LysE family transporter: MVFWVSIYGSVLAMELNSIERYHALAKSSAIFLGIALWDFTVALSVHLGRKMISQKWLKWLSVAAGISLIGFGISFGYRAFKTLLHMI; encoded by the coding sequence ATTGTTTTTTGGGTTAGCATCTATGGATCTGTATTAGCGATGGAATTGAATTCTATTGAAAGGTATCATGCACTTGCTAAAAGTAGTGCGATATTTCTGGGGATCGCATTATGGGATTTTACAGTAGCACTCTCTGTACATTTGGGAAGAAAAATGATAAGTCAAAAGTGGCTAAAATGGTTATCTGTTGCTGCAGGGATTTCTTTGATTGGATTTGGTATAAGCTTTGGATATAGAGCCTTTAAAACGTTGCTACATATGATATAA
- a CDS encoding Hsp20/alpha crystallin family protein produces MALIPYDPFRHLESIRRDMNRFFASDFPSLFTHMDEQHWMPRIDMHETANEYVVSCDLPGLERKEDVHIDVQNNMLTISGTIQRHHDVREEQMHRRERFFGRFQRSITLPADAATENIRATYKNGVLDIHIPKTTTGTKKRVDIEFH; encoded by the coding sequence ATGGCGTTAATTCCGTATGACCCGTTCCGGCACTTGGAATCGATTCGCCGGGATATGAACCGCTTTTTTGCTAGTGATTTTCCATCGCTGTTCACTCATATGGATGAGCAGCACTGGATGCCGCGCATCGACATGCATGAAACGGCCAACGAATACGTCGTTTCGTGCGATTTACCGGGGCTGGAGCGGAAAGAGGATGTGCACATTGACGTGCAGAACAACATGTTGACCATCAGCGGCACGATTCAACGCCACCACGATGTAAGAGAAGAACAAATGCACCGGCGCGAACGCTTCTTTGGTCGCTTCCAGCGTTCGATCACCCTGCCGGCGGATGCGGCGACGGAAAACATTCGCGCGACGTACAAAAACGGCGTGCTTGACATTCATATCCCGAAAACAACGACAGGAACGAAAAAACGCGTTGATATCGAGTTCCATTAA
- a CDS encoding LacI family DNA-binding transcriptional regulator: MATLKEIAEKVGVSVATVSRVLNYDATLSVSDETRRRIFEVAQELNYKTLRERSQQARESFRFGLIHWYSERQEIDDPYYMAIRLGVEKECFDRGIELVKLFKQHGAYPIERMEALDGIIAVGKFGPKEVEVFAAGAKQIVFVDCSPDEHRFDSVVIDLRQATVTVLDYLLRLGHTKIGYIGGREYVDGETPIRDEREAAFYEYLYVKGLYDSRYVWIGAFTAEDGYRLMKEAVSGGDLPTAFFIASDSMAIGALRALHEAGIAVPEEAAIVGFNDIPTAAFLHPPLSTVKVYTEFMGETAVELLIERLTTKRAICKKVVVPTELVIRSSSEGNEKGSGR, encoded by the coding sequence ATGGCTACGTTAAAAGAAATCGCGGAAAAAGTCGGCGTTTCGGTCGCGACGGTGTCGCGCGTGCTTAATTACGATGCGACGCTGTCCGTTTCCGATGAAACGAGAAGGCGCATTTTTGAAGTCGCCCAAGAGCTGAACTACAAAACATTGCGGGAACGAAGCCAGCAAGCGCGCGAATCGTTTCGCTTCGGGCTCATTCACTGGTATTCGGAGCGCCAGGAAATCGATGACCCCTATTATATGGCGATTCGCCTCGGAGTGGAAAAAGAGTGTTTTGACCGCGGCATCGAACTCGTCAAATTGTTTAAACAGCACGGCGCCTATCCGATCGAACGGATGGAGGCGCTCGATGGCATCATCGCCGTCGGAAAATTCGGGCCGAAGGAAGTCGAGGTTTTTGCCGCCGGGGCCAAACAAATTGTGTTTGTCGACTGTTCGCCTGATGAGCATCGGTTTGATTCAGTCGTCATCGACTTGCGTCAAGCGACGGTGACAGTGCTTGATTATTTGCTTCGGTTGGGGCATACGAAAATTGGCTATATCGGCGGCCGTGAATATGTCGACGGGGAAACGCCGATCCGCGATGAGCGCGAAGCGGCGTTTTACGAATATTTGTATGTCAAAGGGCTGTATGATTCCCGCTATGTATGGATCGGTGCCTTCACTGCTGAAGATGGCTATCGGCTGATGAAAGAGGCTGTTTCAGGCGGCGACTTGCCGACGGCGTTTTTCATTGCCAGTGATTCGATGGCGATTGGCGCCCTGCGTGCGCTGCATGAAGCCGGGATCGCTGTTCCGGAAGAGGCGGCGATTGTCGGATTCAATGATATTCCGACGGCAGCATTTCTTCACCCGCCGCTTTCGACGGTGAAAGTATACACAGAATTTATGGGTGAAACAGCGGTTGAGCTGCTCATCGAACGGTTGACGACGAAACGAGCGATTTGCAAAAAGGTCGTCGTGCCGACAGAGCTCGTCATCCGCTCAAGCAGCGAGGGCAACGAAAAGGGGAGCGGTCGATAA
- the galT gene encoding UDP-glucose--hexose-1-phosphate uridylyltransferase, translating to METIFAAIEQLIRYAEQRGLLAPEDVVYARNRLLATLRLTEWQPAEVKDVPLASPAPVLDAMIDWAYEQGLLETNTTTERDIWDARLMDCVMPRPSEVIRAFYERYRRDPQEATDWFYSLSQASNYIQTARIANNQHWKVSTIYGELDITINLAKPEKDPKEIAKLKEMPSSSYPKCVLCKENEGYEGTWRHPARSNHRVIPITLLDEQWYFQYSPYVYYNEHCIVFSAEHVPMKMERKTLERLLDFVEKFPHYFIGSNADLPIVGGSILVHDHFQGGCYTFAMEKAEIEECIPLPSFPSVTAGIVRWPMSVIRLTGPKEDVLDAAAFLYETWRTYSDSSVEIMAYSGDVPHNTITPIARRRGDLFELDIVLRNNRTSAEHPYGIFHPHEELHHIKKENIGLIEVMGLAVLPARLAVELETLADYLVHRTKKEDWDESMHKHWDWCEAIHSAYPDITKDNVHDILRHEVGQRFVTVLEHAGVFKRDKRGKDAFRRFMQHAVERMSSLV from the coding sequence ATGGAAACGATTTTTGCGGCGATTGAACAACTGATCCGTTATGCCGAGCAACGCGGCCTTTTAGCGCCGGAAGATGTTGTGTACGCGCGCAACCGCCTGCTGGCAACGCTCCGACTCACGGAATGGCAGCCGGCCGAGGTCAAGGACGTTCCCTTGGCCTCGCCGGCCCCGGTATTGGACGCTATGATTGATTGGGCGTATGAACAAGGATTGTTGGAAACGAATACAACGACCGAGCGCGATATATGGGATGCGAGACTGATGGACTGCGTCATGCCGCGGCCGTCGGAAGTGATCCGCGCCTTTTACGAGCGATACCGCCGCGACCCGCAGGAGGCGACGGACTGGTTTTATTCGTTGAGCCAAGCGTCCAATTACATTCAAACGGCGCGCATCGCCAACAATCAGCACTGGAAAGTGTCAACCATCTATGGAGAATTGGATATCACCATTAACTTGGCGAAGCCGGAAAAAGACCCGAAGGAAATCGCCAAATTAAAAGAGATGCCGTCATCCTCGTATCCAAAATGTGTATTATGCAAAGAAAACGAAGGGTATGAAGGAACGTGGCGTCATCCAGCCCGTTCCAATCACCGTGTCATCCCGATCACGTTATTGGATGAACAGTGGTATTTCCAATATTCTCCCTACGTGTACTATAATGAACATTGCATCGTCTTTTCCGCCGAACATGTGCCGATGAAAATGGAGCGGAAGACGCTTGAGCGTTTGCTCGATTTCGTCGAAAAGTTCCCGCACTATTTCATTGGCTCGAACGCCGATTTGCCGATTGTCGGCGGCTCGATTTTAGTGCATGACCATTTCCAAGGCGGGTGCTATACGTTTGCGATGGAAAAGGCGGAGATCGAAGAGTGTATCCCGCTTCCATCGTTTCCGTCGGTCACAGCCGGCATAGTGCGCTGGCCGATGTCCGTCATCCGTTTGACTGGACCAAAAGAGGACGTGTTGGATGCGGCTGCCTTTTTGTATGAAACATGGCGGACGTACAGCGACTCAAGTGTCGAGATTATGGCCTACAGCGGCGATGTTCCGCATAACACGATCACCCCGATCGCCCGGCGGCGCGGCGATTTGTTTGAGTTGGACATTGTTTTGCGCAACAATCGGACATCAGCGGAACATCCGTACGGCATTTTCCATCCGCATGAAGAATTGCATCATATTAAAAAAGAAAATATCGGCTTGATCGAAGTGATGGGGCTGGCGGTGCTGCCGGCACGGCTTGCCGTGGAACTGGAGACGCTGGCCGATTATCTCGTGCATCGGACAAAAAAAGAAGACTGGGACGAGTCGATGCATAAACATTGGGATTGGTGCGAAGCCATTCACTCGGCCTATCCGGACATCACGAAGGACAACGTCCATGACATTTTGCGGCACGAAGTCGGGCAACGGTTTGTGACCGTGTTGGAACATGCCGGGGTGTTTAAGCGGGACAAGCGAGGGAAGGACGCGTTTCGCCGCTTTATGCAGCACGCTGTGGAGCGCATGTCGTCTCTTGTTTAA
- the galE gene encoding UDP-glucose 4-epimerase GalE, protein MILVCGGAGYIGSHAVYRLLEKGERVVVVDNLQTGHREAVHPDAVFCQGDIRDRDFLREVFRQHDIEAVIHFAANSLVGESMEEPLKYYDNNVYGTQVLLEVMREFGVKQIVFSSTAAVYGEPKQIPIVETDPTEPTNAYGETKLAMEKMMKWADRAYGIRSISLRYFNVAGAYGTTIGEDHNPETHLIPLILKVPLGQREEIYIFGDDYDTPDGTCIRDYIHVLDLVDAHWLALEKLRSGADSDVYNLGNGNGFSVKEVIEAARQVTGHPIPARVVARRPGDPARLVASSEKAKRELGWEPKYPSITDIVASAWEWHQARPNGYRGV, encoded by the coding sequence ATGATTTTGGTTTGCGGAGGGGCAGGGTATATCGGCAGCCATGCGGTGTACCGTCTGCTTGAAAAAGGGGAGCGCGTGGTCGTGGTGGATAACTTGCAGACGGGGCACCGGGAGGCGGTTCACCCTGATGCGGTGTTTTGCCAAGGCGATATTCGCGACCGCGATTTTTTGCGCGAGGTGTTTCGCCAGCACGACATTGAGGCGGTCATTCATTTTGCGGCGAACTCATTGGTCGGCGAAAGCATGGAAGAGCCGCTGAAATATTACGACAACAATGTGTACGGCACACAAGTGCTGCTTGAAGTGATGAGAGAATTTGGCGTTAAGCAAATCGTCTTTTCTTCAACCGCCGCGGTGTATGGGGAGCCGAAACAAATCCCGATCGTCGAAACCGACCCGACGGAACCGACGAACGCGTATGGAGAAACGAAGCTGGCGATGGAAAAAATGATGAAATGGGCGGACCGCGCCTATGGCATCCGCTCGATTTCGCTCCGCTACTTTAATGTCGCCGGGGCGTACGGCACGACAATCGGTGAGGACCACAACCCGGAGACGCATCTGATTCCATTGATTTTAAAAGTGCCGCTTGGCCAGCGCGAGGAAATCTACATTTTCGGCGATGACTACGACACGCCCGACGGCACGTGCATCCGCGACTACATTCATGTGCTTGATCTCGTCGATGCCCATTGGCTGGCGCTCGAGAAATTGCGGAGCGGGGCAGACAGCGATGTATACAATTTAGGCAACGGAAATGGATTTAGCGTCAAAGAAGTGATCGAAGCGGCTCGGCAAGTGACCGGACACCCGATCCCCGCCCGCGTCGTGGCGCGGCGCCCGGGCGATCCGGCGAGACTTGTCGCTTCATCGGAAAAAGCAAAGCGCGAGCTCGGCTGGGAGCCGAAATACCCGTCCATTACGGATATCGTCGCGTCGGCATGGGAATGGCATCAAGCGCGGCCAAACGGATATCGGGGTGTGTAA